A DNA window from Naumovozyma dairenensis CBS 421 chromosome 7, complete genome contains the following coding sequences:
- the SLX9 gene encoding Slx9p (similar to Saccharomyces cerevisiae SLX9 (YGR081C); ancestral locus Anc_3.409) — MVAKKRNTLRNKASQKLLLTTASSSSSSPIISSNDQDVRGSISELPPDPKAYLHQARESKKDKQLNKQLSFLSKMKSKSTGKESNFDGISKSSIRRRKRKLRDDLKPKMEDLLTSLAQEQDLKEHVRNNQRQRDDRRGHDVLCQPKLLNLLSMRNYTNMNEPGSVIIKKNQPNIRNQKGAKALSQLESKRFTQVLTNQTFQQNPFASLREIIKMQKR, encoded by the coding sequence ATGGTGGCCAAAAAGAGAAACACACTAAGGAATAAAGCTTCCCAGAAACTGCTGCTGACAacagcatcatcatcatcatcatcaccaataatatcatcCAATGACCAAGACGTACGTGGATCCATCTCTGAATTACCACCAGATCCAAAGGCATACTTACATCAGGCAAGAGAATCCAAAAAGGACAAACAGTTAAACAAACAACTATCATTTCTatcaaaaatgaaatcaaaGTCCACAGGCAAGGAAAGCAACTTTGATGGtatttctaaatcatcaataagGCGTAGAAAGAGGAAACTAAGAGATGATTTGAAACCAAAAATGGAAGATCTCTTAACATCATTAGCGCAAGAACAAGATTTGAAAGAGCATGTACGAAACAACCAGCGACAACGAGACGACCGGCGAGGCCATGACGTACTCTGTCAACCAAAATTACTAAATCTTCTCAGTATGAGAAATTATACAAATATGAATGAACCTGGTTCTGttataataaagaaaaatcaacCTAATATTAGAAACCAAAAGGGAGCTAAAGCGCTGTCTCAATTAGAATCAAAAAGATTTACTCAAGTTTTGACTAATCAAACTTTCCAACAAAATCCATTTGCCTCATTGAgagaaattatcaaaatgCAAAAAAGATAA
- the TOM20 gene encoding TOM complex receptor protein TOM20 (similar to Saccharomyces cerevisiae TOM20 (YGR082W); ancestral locus Anc_3.410), whose protein sequence is MSQTSPILRALSAVTVIGALSATGYIIYFDYQRRNNAQFRKNLKTNLKKQQKETKLKEEKEAKENLSKVSTFLIEELKKNPIDPTPSKREEIFTSSLEEGELLATKAKNENDQLLAASKFYRALSVYPNPSELLEIYQKTLPSSVYNFVVLMIAILPPSNVSSFLNGLGEKMNDLKNQAETLAEINDIDG, encoded by the coding sequence ATGTCTCAAACAAGTCCGATCTTACGTGCATTGTCTGCGGTCACCGTTATTGGTGCTTTATCGGCAACAGGTTATATCATATACTTCGActatcaaagaagaaataatgcACAATTTagaaagaatttgaaaacaaatttaaagaaacaacaaaaagaaactaaaTTGAAAGAGGAAAAGGAAGCCAAAGAAAATCTATCCAAAGTTTCTACATTTTTAATTGAggaattaaagaaaaatccaATTGATCCAACTCCTTCCAAGAGAGAGGAAATCTTCACTTCATCCTTAGAGGAAGGTGAACTCTTGGCAACAAAGgctaaaaatgaaaatgatcaaTTATTAGCTGCTTCCAAATTTTATAGAGCATTATCTGTATATCCAAATCCCTCTGaattattggaaatttatcaaaagaCTTTACCTTCTTCTGTGTATAATTTCGTTGTGTTAATGATTGCCATATTACCTCCTAGTAATGTTTCAAGTTTCTTAAATGGGTTGGGTGAAAAAAtgaatgatttgaaaaatcaagCTGAAACTTTAGctgaaattaatgatattgatggGTGA
- the GCD2 gene encoding translation initiation factor eIF2B subunit delta (similar to Saccharomyces cerevisiae GCD2 (YGR083C); ancestral locus Anc_3.413) produces MSESKPRDENLSSNSKGASSPVSPSINSTSTNGSTPASAASAEASEGAKDPTDKVLSNKELKEVEEKEKAAKRAAQKQASGISIEQQQQSAQLKKEKKQQQREKQLREEQKKLEKKNRKLNFKQQQQKLKSTLFGHLETTEERRATILALSSALTSPHASRITATGLMVPMVASAISGSQVYTTSSLANTIINNDNTSSSTNINTSAAATASAVSQMDTALQSSSNIPPTISNANELGKALATITLESDKQTLVPGITSILNQSTFENNPSLVSSIKELLSNKDYIHPAIQLLTSHLANYKIVGSIPRCIAMLEAFQIVIHDYQTPKGTTLSRNLTNYLSHQIDILKKARPLSVTMGNSIRWLKQEISLIDPGMNDSEAKLDLCEKIAQFAKEKIELADQLIIDNASNHIENGATIVTYGSSKVLTEMILHNVLKLKKNIKVIVVDSRPLFEGRKMADKLRENGVNVMYSLVTSLNTIFNMDVDCVFLGAHSILSNGFLYSRTGTAMIAMSANRRNIPVLVCCESLKFSQRVQLDSVTFNELADPNDLITIGYENPVEKRGNKGILLKQFIKERNEMKKHSELDNTTNHKKQQQQQQQGKSDGSKGKSGKNGVSTDNITANDSDITDKNILDGWQELPSLNIVNILYDLTPPEYIKKIITEFGALPPSSVPVILREYKGSA; encoded by the coding sequence atgagTGAATCTAAACCTAGAGATGAAAATCTTTCATCTAATTCCAAAGGGGCATCATCACCTGTATCACCTTCTATCAATTCAACAAGTACAAACGGTAGCACACCTGCATCAGCAGCATCAGCAGAAGCATCAGAAGGTGCCAAGGATCCCACTGATAAAGTGTTATCTaacaaagaattaaaagaagttgaagaaaaagaaaaagcaGCTAAGAGAGCAGCTCAAAAGCAAGCTAGTGGTATATCCAttgaacaacaacaacaaagtgctcaattgaaaaaggagaaaaaacaacaacaacgtGAAAAGCAACTTCGtgaagaacaaaagaaactcgaaaagaaaaataggaaattaaatttcaaacaacagcaacaaaaattaaaaagtACATTATTTGGTCATTTGGAAACTActgaagaaagaagagcTACCATTTTAGCACTTTCTAGTGCCTTAACATCTCCTCATGCTTCAAGAATTACAGCCACCGGGTTAATGGTTCCCATGGTAGCAAGTGCCATTTCAGGTTCACAAGTGTATACTACTTCATCACTAGCGAATACTATAATCAATAATGACAATACCTCATCTTCAACTAATATTAATACTTCAGCTGCAGCAACAGCATCTGCAGTAAGTCAAATGGATACAGCTTTACAATCCAGTTCAAATATCCCACCAACGATTTCCAATGCTAATGAATTAGGGAAGGCATTAGCTACCATTACATTAGAATCTGATAAACAAACGTTAGTCCCCGGTATCACTAGTATCTTAAACCAATCcacttttgaaaataatccATCATTAGTATCTAGTATAAAGGAATTATTAAGTAATAAAGATTACATTCACCCAGCtattcaattattaacTTCTCATTTAGCTAATTATAAGATAGTTGGATCGATACCACGTTGTATAGCGATGTTAGAAGCTTTCCAAATTGTAATTCATGATTATCAAACACCGAAGGGAACTACTTTGTCACGTAATTTGACTAATTATTTATCTCATcaaattgatattttaaagaaGGCAAGACCGTTAAGTGTTACCATGGGGAATTCAATCAGATGGTTGAAACAAGAGATTTCTTTGATTGATCCTGGGATGAATGATTCTGAAGCAAAATTGGATTTATGTGAGAAGATTGCACAATTTGCAAAGGAGAAGATTGAATTAGCTGatcaattaattattgataatgCATCTAATCATATTGAGAATGGTGCTACTATTGTTACATATGGATCATCAAAAGTTTTAACTGAAATGATTTTACATAAtgtattaaaattaaagaagaatattaaaGTTATTGTAGTGGATTCAAGACCGTTATTTGAAGGTAGGAAAATGGCAGATAAATTAAGAGAAAATGGTGTTAATGTGATGTATTCTTTGGTTACTAGTTTGAAtacaattttcaatatggATGTGGATTGTGTATTTTTAGGTGCACATTCCATTTTATCTAATGGATTTTTATATTCTAGGACTGGTACAGCTATGATTGCCATGAGTGCTaatagaagaaatattcCTGTTTTGGTTTGTTGTGAaagtttgaaattttctCAAAGAGTTCAATTAGATAGTGTTACGTTTAATGAATTAGCAGATCCgaatgatttaataactATTGGATATGAGAATCCTGTAGAGAAACGTGGTAATAAGGGTATTTTATTGAAGcaatttattaaagaacGTAATGAAATGAAGAAACACTCTGAGCTTGATAATACTACTAATCATAAgaagcaacaacaacaacaacaacaggGGAAATCGGATGGATCTAAAGGGAAGTCTGGTAAAAATGGAGTATCAACTGATAATATTACAGCAAATGATTCAGACATTACTGATAAGAATATCTTAGATGGATGGCAAGAATTACCTTCATTAAACATTGTGAATATTCTTTATGATTTAACGCCACcagaatatataaagaaaatcatCACGGAGTTTGGAGCATTACCACCATCATCAGTTCCTGTTATCTTAAGAGAATATAAAGGATCAGCATaa
- the MRP13 gene encoding mitochondrial 37S ribosomal protein mS44 MRP13 (similar to Saccharomyces cerevisiae MRP13 (YGR084C); ancestral locus Anc_3.414) has translation MIQSTIYKRFLSTQAETYRSQLDSFLRYHKTEKSLKPLIYRPKNASKLLTMDMKDPKTHELLKPLPAISTLSKSVLVSYVDCMEFGDRAVLLKWFHEWVSVTPRKKLLWKYLDSSLISKLMYSSFFKIGGYTQLINMLYNNRVKFITAKNSAVFDIEGYFNTWMMCNLHRNQLMKFEDMELLRKKLMNAWRKVAHIERRTGLHLLLMDAWEKQMGYNPKDILKNVPEFKLKLPSLEKVSEEPITEVSMEKFVKDNERNYVLSRTILDFNPVEKDNMVLNKFIKEYQTYSAEVNGTTKDIYDEYTKSMGKIWEPKEEEKETRNNDESNNEQQEGETGEEKVDNSNA, from the coding sequence ATGATACAATCAACTATTTACAAAAGATTTCTTAGCACTCAAGCAGAAACATACAGATCCCAACTTGATTCATTCTTAAGATATCATAAGACTGAAAAATCGCTTAAACCATTAATTTATCGTCCCAAAAATGCCAGTAAACTATTAACAATGGACATGAAGGATCCTAAGACCCATGAACTATTAAAACCATTACCTGCCATATCCACATTAAGTAAATCCGTACTTGTATCGTATGTGGACTGTATGGAATTTGGTGATAGAGCCGTTTTATTGAAATGGTTTCATGAATGGGTTTCTGTTActccaagaaaaaaattactttGGAAATATCTCGATAGTTCTTTGATTAGTAAGTTGATGTATAGTTCGTTTTTCAAGATTGGCGGGTATACTCAATTGATTAATatgttatataataatagggttaaatttattactgCTAAAAATTCTGCTGTTTTCGATATTGAAGGGTATTTCAATACGTGGATGATGTGTAATTTACATAGGAATCAATTGATGAAGTTTGAAGATATGGAATTAttgagaaaaaaattgatgaatgCATGGAGGAAAGTGGCAcatattgaaagaagaactGGATTACATTTATTACTTATGGATGCATGGGAGAAACAAATGGGGTATAATCCtaaagatattttaaagaatgTACCAGAgtttaaattgaaattaccATCGCTTGAAAAGGTTAGTGAAGAACCCATTACTGAAGTATCAATGGAGAAATTTgttaaagataatgaaCGTAATTATGTTCTTTCGAGAACTATTTTAGATTTCAATCCAGTAGAAAAGGACAACATGGTGCTGAACAAGtttataaaagaatatcaaaCGTATAGTGCTGAGGTAAATGGGACTACTAAGGACATTTATGACGAATATACAAAATCTATGGGAAAAATATGGGAACCTAAAGAAgaggaaaaggaaactcgtaataatgatgaaagtAATAACGAACAACAGGAGGGTGAAACAGGAGAAGAAAAAGTGGATAATTCTAATGCATAA
- the NDAI0G01450 gene encoding uncharacterized protein translates to MANVLVPRKQRHANVNQTVNVVLGVHVVPFFANYGFHPRLPGFTNPILDHSQNNEEQQTPSTSQSNLDYHLQALQNIMVSIQTNMVDAQDRQSIHFNEHHRVTNFKVGDPVLVHKDAYNNKPFTKFHHLWYGPFKIIETLGDQTYRLNSQLGNRRTNTFHVRRLKLYNHRQDNAYNVPHTDYKSKLHLIERVVRIFRNSTCEVQWSNAETWDTSIIPLHIIFNSEYRHLLDPYYNPSTQEITVTSS, encoded by the coding sequence ATGGCAAATGTCCTTGTTCCTCGCAAACAAAGACATGCCAATGTAAACCAAACTGTGAATGTGGTGCTCGGTGTACATGTCGTACCCTTTTTCGCTAACTATGGTTTCCACCCAAGGTTGCCTGGTTTTACCAACCCCATACTTGACCACTCGCAGAATAATGAAGAGCAGCAAACCCCTAGTACCTCACAATCCAACTTAGACTATCACTTGCAAGCACTACAAAATATTATGGTTTCAATACAAACAAATATGGTTGATGCTCAAGACCGCCAATCTATTCACTTTAATGAACACCATCGGGTTACAAACTTCAAGGTTGGCGACCCAGTACTGGTTCATAAGGATGCCTACAACAATAAACCTTTTACCAAATTCCACCACTTGTGGTATGGTCCCTTCAAGATTATTGAAACATTGGGTGACCAAACCTACAGACTAAACTCTCAGCTTGGTAATCGTCGTACCAACACCTTCCACGTTCGAAGACTCAAGTTGTATAACCACCGTCAAGATAATGCCTATAATGTTCCACATACTGACTATAAAAGTAAATTACATCTCATCGAACGTGTTGTTCGTATATTCCGTAATAGTACGTGTGAAGTCCAATGGTCAAATGCCGAAACATGGGATACTAGCATCATTCCACTCCACATCATTTTCAACTCTGAATACCGTCACCTACTCGATCCATATTATAATCCATCCACACAAGAAATTACCGTCACATCCTCTTAA
- the NDAI0G01460 gene encoding uncharacterized protein — MGRAQRWLEEVEEKTIWMLLILIFKIIIDHHIFSSKITNGEKLSAENANSWNASSNYTYYISLAKLCDGVCIFLLVVGRHHYFLNFLFMLALSFVLSGIVAASESATIKLILANLIDLLSTSTKPSNGFGNSMIALTSTITKTVTATPFPEC; from the coding sequence ATGGGACGAGCTCAAAGATGGCTCGAAGAGGTGGAGGAGAAAACCATTTGGATGCTATTAATACTAATCTTTAAGATCATAATTGATCATCACATTTTCAGCTCAAAAATCACTAACGGGGAAAAGCTGTCAGCAGAGAACGCCAACAGCTGGAACGCCTCCTCGAATTACAcctattatatttctttagCAAAGCTTTGTGACGGGGTCTGTATCTTCCTTCTCGTCGTTGGTCGTCACCACTATTTCCTCAACTTCCTATTTATGTTGGCGTTAAGTTTTGTTCTGAGTGGAATAGTTGCTGCCAGTGAAAGTGCTACAATCAAATTAATCTTAGCCAATTTGATTGATCTCTTAAGTACAAGTACAAAACCTAGTAATGGTTTTGGGAACTCAATGATTGCCCTAACATCAACCATCACAAAAACCGTAACAGCTACCCCTTTCCCCGAATGTTAG
- the NDAI0G01470 gene encoding uncharacterized protein has product MKIDNSNQQRGFLPHDSTENVVLPKEKFSLWVIYLLDEYVHQLECHICAGLVILFTALTLIFTHLKNFPFTLSCCRFFMKLSLFSFLLMFLISSYWMFKLCKMNLQSEIKILLEVIECKPNASPHSWDIIACHMNEYLYSEGFYSTPNFFYDGSGVYRWFRFAIMKRLQAQLARENRLTDDGSEIGKYEVVAFRVFRETVDKYWADEYPVAFEEVINTRNMRNASSSKQDNAPADGDMV; this is encoded by the coding sequence atgaaaatagaCAACTCAAACCAGCAGCGAGGATTCCTACCTCACGATTCTACCGAGAACGTCGTTCTTCCAAAAGAGAAGTTTTCATTATGggtaatatatttactCGATGAATACGTACATCAACTTGAATGTCACATTTGCGCGGGTCTTGTTATTTTATTCACTGCTCTCACGTTAATCTTTAcacatttgaaaaattttccatttacACTCTCCTGTTGTCGCTTTTTCATGAAACtttcattgttttctttcttattgatgtttttaatatcttcttaTTGGATGTTTAAACTATGCAAGATGAACTTACAGagtgaaataaaaattctATTAGAAGTAATTGAGTGCAAACCGAACGCATCACCACACAGTTGGGACATTATTGCATGTCATATGAATGAATATCTTTATTCAGAAGGGTTTTATTCTACTCccaatttcttttatgATGGTAGCGGAGTCTATCGTTGGTTTAGATTCGCCATCATGAAGCGCTTACAGGCCCAATTAGCAAGAGAAAACCGCCTCACTGATGATGGATcagaaattggaaaatatgaAGTGGTTGCATTCAGAGTGTTTAGAGAAACAGTCGACAAATATTGGGCAGATGAATACCCTGTGGCTTTTGAGGAAGTAATAAATACGCGAAATATGAGAAATGCTAGCAGCTCTAAGCAAGATAATGCACCAGCAGATGGGGATATGgtttaa
- the FIG4 gene encoding phosphatidylinositol-3,5-bisphosphate 5-phosphatase (similar to Saccharomyces cerevisiae FIG4 (YNL325C); ancestral locus Anc_3.14) codes for MDQEQFINTIRNDQPYTTYNNQEQQQQQEQGQHNEQQPQSQPQSQPQPQLQTEHPIEPIKQRKTTKFILSKYTIYEMKDRMYIVGSNKRESMFRILEIDLTVPQSELNVLEDNVFFTRNEIMNVLSGLEEASPEGLHKRLTGYGLLGFIRFTSCYYLVVITKCSQVAVIGGHFVSHIDGTELIPISNNYKKPDKGSVEARLMQTFQNLDLSKTFYFSYTYDVTNTLQVNLLREKFKAVGRSDIVVPCGIPDYNEMFVWNNNLLKPILSCIDSVYDWFQCIIHGFIDQVNVCLMGKNIYITLLARRSHHFAGARFLKRGVNTEGFVANEVETEQIVADMVLTPFHKPGNGYFDSDRYTSFVQHRGSIPLYWTQEVSNLTAKPPIEINVVDPFFSPAALHFDKLFQRYGGGVIQILNLIKTKEKKPREVKLLKEFEQCINYLNRFLPKEKKMEYTSWDMSRVSKQDGQGVIEFLEIYAAGSVQKTGIFHNGSDFKSTKIQEGICRSNCIDCLDRTNAAQFVIGKRALGVQLKELGIIDNSYLEYDSDIVNILTELFHDLGDTIALQYGGSHLVNTMETYRKINQWSSHSRDMIESIKRFYSNSFVDAQRQDATNLFLGNYVWKKGYPSLWEMNTDFYLHNEYIQDGLKRSYTHWWNNYHIRSIRQLIYDRIILQNNDITFNKTVKYVRGFPEAFDNYWNEYYRPRCITWISDLFVFNMNSTRRYRSATKNNEDLSPFSSRKQSGFNKKLREKTQDPTCGSDRIYLKKEEMSLDSGFRKLGYLDEIQLSQQYLGTIQLTKDKIEGILASYTKNEIPIFCNDSLDEDANNILTDQRKKEVESVNVTENNDYSLNNDEMDIEHFCKDVSVDLDFYRKAFDVSNYRPTDDYEGSTKLYPHDVAAIESTEVSNFMMNNRYEFTFL; via the coding sequence ATGGACCAAGAACAATTTATAAACACCATAAGAAATGATCAACCATACACTACTTATAATAACCAagaacaacagcaacagcaagAGCAAGGGCAACACaatgaacaacaaccaCAGTCACAGCCGCAATCACAACCACAACCACAACTCCAGACAGAGCATCCAATTGAACCCATCAAACAAcgaaaaacaacaaaattcATCTTAAGTAAATATACAATATACGAAATGAAAGATCGAATGTACATAGTTGGTTCCAACAAACGAGAATCCATGTTCAGAATCCTAGAAATAGATCTAACAGTGCCACAATCCGAATTAAATGTCTTAGAAGATAACGTCTTTTTCAcaagaaatgaaatcatGAATGTACTTTCAGGTCTCGAAGAAGCCAGTCCCGAAGGATTACATAAGAGACTCACCGGATATGGACTTCTTGGATTCATACGATTCACCTCATGCTATTATCTAGTAGTGATTACTAAATGTAGCCAAGTTGCTGTTATTGGTGGTCATTTCGTATCACATATCGATGGAACAGAATTAATTCccatttcaaataattacAAGAAACCAGACAAGGGCTCTGTGGAGGCACGATTGATGCaaactttccaaaatttggatctttcaaaaactttCTATTTCAGTTATACTTATGACGTTACTAATACTTTACAAGTTAATTTATTGAGAGAGAAATTCAAAGCTGTTGGGAGGAGTGATATTGTGGTGCCCTGTGGGATCCCTgattataatgaaatgtTCGTatggaataataatttgttgAAACCAATTCTTTCATGTATTGATTCTGTGTATGATTGGTTTCAATGTATTATTCATGGGTTCATTGATCAAGTTAATGTATGTCTTATGGGgaagaatatttatattacTCTTTTAGCGAGAAGATCACATCATTTTGCTGGGGCAAGgtttttgaaaagaggTGTGAATACAGAAGGGTTTGTTGCTAATGAAGTGGAAACTGAACAGATCGTAGCAGATATGGTATTGACACCATTTCATAAACCAGGAAATGGATATTTTGATAGTGATAGATATACGTCCTTTGTTCAACATAGAGGTTCAATACCACTTTATTGGACTCAAGAAGTTTCTAATTTGACAGCTAAACCACCAATTGAGATCAATGTGGTAGACCCATTTTTTAGTCCTGCTGCATTACATTTCgataaattatttcaaagataCGGTGGTGGTGTCATACAAATACTGAATTTGATCAAGacaaaagagaagaaaCCTAGAGAAGTTaaacttttgaaagaatttgaaCAATGCATTAATTATCTTAATAGGTTTTTACccaaagagaagaaaatggaatATACATCTTGGGATATGAGTAGAGTATCGAAACAAGATGGCCAAGGCGTCattgaatttcttgaaatataCGCCGCTGGAAGTGTTCAGAAAACAGGTATCTTCCACAATGGATctgatttcaaatcaacTAAAATCCAAGAGGGTATCTGCAGGAGTAACTGTATTGATTGTCTGGACCGTACAAATGCTGCTCAATTTGTCATAGGGAAGAGAGCATTAGGTGTTCAACTAAAGGAACTAGGGATCATCGATAATTCCTATCTAGAATATGATTCTGATATTGTGAATATATTGACCGAATTATTTCATGACCTTGGAGATACCATTGCGTTACAATATGGCGGATCTCACTTGGTAAATACGATGGAAACATATAGAAAGATTAATCAATGGAGTTCACATTCTAGAGATATGATTGAAAGCATCAAACGATTCTATAGTAATTCCTTTGTTGATGCACAGCGACAAGATGCCACAAATCTCTTTCTAGGTAATTATGTTTGGAAAAAAGGATACCCATCATTGTGGGAAATGAATACTGATTTCTATTTGCATAACGAATATATTCAAGATGGGTTAAAGAGAAGTTATACTCACTGGTGGAATAATTATCATATTAGAAGTATCCGACAATTAATATATGACCGAATCATACTCCAAAATAATGACATTACATTTAATAAAACCGTAAAGTATGTTCGTGGTTTCCCCGAGGCGTTCGATAATTATTGGAATGAATATTATAGACCGAGGTGCATTACATGGATTTCAGATTTGTTTGTATTCAATATGAATTCTACAAGAAGGTATCGATCTGCAACCAAGAACAATGAAGACCTGTCACCATTTTCTTCACGAAAACAAAGCGgattcaataaaaaattaagagaAAAGACTCAGGATCCTACGTGTGGTAGTGatagaatatatttgaaaaaagaagaaatgagTTTGGATAGCGGATTCCGAAAATTGGGTTATTTAGATGAGATACAATTATCGCAACAGTATTTGGGGACTATTCAGTTAACCAAAGATAAAATCGAAGGAATTTTGGCATCGTATACGAAGAACGAAATTCCAATATTTTGTAACGACTCGCTAGATGAAGATGCTAACAACATTCTTACtgatcaaagaaaaaaagaagtaGAATCCGTGAATGTTACAGAAAATAACGATTACAGcttaaataatgatgaaatggaTATTGAACATTTTTGCAAGGATGTCAGTGTGGATCTTGATTTTTATAGGAAAGCTTTTGATGTATCGAATTATCGTCCTACAGATGACTATGAAGGCAGCACAAAGCTATATCCTCATGATGTGGCGGCTATTGAATCGACTGAGGTTAGTAACTTTATGATGAATAACCGGTATGAATTTACGTTCTTATGA
- the KRE1 gene encoding Kre1p (similar to Saccharomyces cerevisiae KRE1 (YNL322C); ancestral locus Anc_3.18) yields the protein MLSIAFFVWLLLLPFSRGVITTQLITVTDAAGAVAIQTSIFDPATVAAAAVDAVTAAGLVTTTNAVGALITITNTAATTATTATTKTTNGAATTTPPVTRTITTVNAAGAPITITTTGAAAATGALAAAVANSPTTATTLVPFTSVIVTTNVANVPVTLTTVITPIQSLITTVNAAGVTATLTTTILPTANAATAATTATAVTPIPTVITTTNDLGITVTLTSTLTPILSTYTTTNAAGLPQTITTARLPTTATTAVATAVATTAVGSTSLITTTNAAGIIVTLTTVIPVSSSSSKATVTTTEKYTGTRPDPSTEYTPPPLSAVTTIPIDTYLTLTEGTTRTYTTTRAKTSIWVTITSQGHLITAPTTFAQRFSQQYVTVASPSSGSIGMGSHSGTVGVIKTNMVSTISNSTNMASTMYLSLSGIIIALISWIL from the coding sequence ATGCTTTCCATCGCTTTCTTTGTATGGCTGCTACTTTTACCATTTTCTCGAGGAGTCATAACTACACAACTCATTACAGTAACAGATGCTGCGGGTGCTGTTGCAATACAAACATCTATCTTTGATCCAGCTACagttgctgctgctgcaGTAGATGCGGTTACAGCAGCAGGACTTgtaacaacaacaaatgcAGTTGGTGCTCTTATTACTATAACGAATACTGCTGCTACCACTGCTACTACTGCAACCACTAAGACAACCAATGGTGCAGCCACAACGACTCCTCCAGTAACAAGGACCATCACAACAGTAAACGCTGCAGGTGCTCCAATAACTATAACAACAACGGGGGCCGCCGCTGCAACTGGTGCCTTAGCAGCTGCAGTTGCCAATTCTCCTACAACGGCCACAACTTTAGTTCCATTCACTTCAGTGATTGTTACTACAAATGTTGCAAATGTACCAGTTACTTTGACTACTGTAATTACCCCAATTCAATCTTTGATCACTACAGTGAATGCCGCTGGTGTTACAGCTACTTTAACTACTACAATATTACCAACTGCCAATGCGGCTACTGCAGCCACAACAGCTACTGCTGTAACGCCTATCCCAACCGTCatcacaacaacaaatgatCTAGGTATTACAGTGACGTTGACCTCTACCTTGACTCCAATCTTATCTACCTATACTACCACCAATGCAGCAGGACTACCTCAAACAATCACAACAGCAAGATTACCAACGACCGCCACGACGGCAGTGGCTACTGCTGTTGCTACCACCGCAGTGGGTAGTACCTCCTTAATTACCACTACAAACGCTGCTGGTATCATTGTCACTTTAACTACTGTCATTCCGGTCTCTAGTTCTTCATCAAAGGCTACGGTAACAACGACAGAGAAATATACGGGTACAAGACCAGATCCTTCTACTGAATACACACCACCACCACTCTCCGCAGTCACTACAATCCCAATTGATACATATTTAACATTGACAGAGGGAACTACAAGAACATACACCACTACTAGAGCTAAGACGTCTATTTGGGTTACCATAACTTCTCAAGGTCATTTAATCACCGCACCAACTACTTTTGCTCAAAGATTTAGTCAACAATACGTTACTGTGGCATCTCCATCATCTGGATCCATCGGTATGGGCAGCCATTCGGGTACTGTCGGGGTCATTAAGACAAATATGGTATCAACGATATCAAATTCTACTAATATGGCATCAACTATGTACCTATCATTATCTGGGATCATTATCGCTTTGATTTCTTGGATCTTATAA